A genomic segment from Malus domestica chromosome 05, GDT2T_hap1 encodes:
- the LOC108173479 gene encoding transcriptional corepressor LEUNIG_HOMOLOG-like isoform X2, whose amino-acid sequence MAQSNWEADKMLDVYIHDYLLKRKLLASANAFMTEGKVATDPVAIDAPGGFLFEWWSVFWDIFIARTNEKHSEAAAAYIEAQQIKTREQQQIQLQQLQLLQQRSAQLQRRDPSHPPLGSAINAINSEGVMGQPSASVLAMKMYEDRMKHPHSMDSEASPALIDASRMALLKSAANPQGQLVQGNSGNMPGALQQIQARIPLTTDIKSEVSLGATQKSLPMDPSSIYGQAILQSKSGLSSAGLNQGITGLPLKGWPLTGIDQLRPNLGVQMEKPNLQTQNQFLLAPQQQQVLAQGNSTSYGDMDPRRFSGLPRGGLNAKDGQSTRNDGSMSSPVLSSSPKIKMAQMQHPSSQQHEQLPQQQLQQKNRKRKQHSSSGPANSTGTGNTVGPSPSSPASTHTPGDGINTANSMQQVNSMPKSLMTYGPEGTGLPSSSNLLDDIERFGDVGSLEDNVESFLSNDGGDRRDLYGTLKQSPKQHQKDSSKGFTFGEVGCIRTRTSKVTCCHFSSDGKLLASAGHDKKVVLWNMDTLQTESTPEEHKLVITDVRFRPNSSQLATASVDKSIRLWDAANPNYCLRAYTGHNSPIMSLDFHPKKTDLFCFCDHDDEIRYWNISSFSCTRSSKGGTAQVRFQPRTGQLLAAASDKMVSIFDVETDRQTHSFQGHSNMVNYICWNANGEYLASVSQNLVKIWSISSGECIQELGSNGNQFHSCVFHPSYSNLLVIGGNSSLELWNMAENKSMTVAAHENIISALAQSPDTGMVASASHDSSVKLWK is encoded by the exons GCTTGATGTTTATATTCATGActatttgttgaaaagaaaattgcttGCTTCTGCAAATGCGTTTATGACGGAAGGGAAGGTTGCTACAGATCCAGTAG CAATTGATGCACCAGGAGGATTTCTCTTTGAATGGTGGTCTGTCTTTTGGGACATATTCATTGCAAGGACAAATGAGAAGCATTCAGAGGCTGCTGCAGCTTACATTGAG GCACAGCAAATTAAGACAAGGGAACAACAGCAGATACAATTGCAGCAGCTACAGCTGTTGCAGCAGCGCAGTGCTCAGTTACAGCGAAGGGATCCTAGTCATCCTCCTCTTGGTAGTGCTATAAATGCTATAAACTCTGAGGGTGTTATGGGGCAACCATCGGCCAGTGTGCTAGCCATGAAAATGTATGAAGATCGTATGAAACACCCTCACTCAATGGATTCAGAGGCTTCCCCTGCGCTTATTGATGCCAGTAGGATGGCCCTGCTCAAATCAGCTGCAAATCCACAAGG CCAGTTGGTACAAGGCAATTCTGGGAACATGCCAGGTGCTTTGCAGCAAATCCAAGCACGAATTCCTTTAACCACT GACATCAAAAGCGAAGTTAGCTTAGGTGCAACTCAGAAAAGTTTGCCTATGGATCCTTCATCAATTTATGGACAAGCCATTTTACAGTCAAAATCTGGACTAAGCAGTGCAG GATTGAATCAAGGTATTACAGGTCTTCCTTTGAAGGGTTGGCCTCTAACT GGAATCGACCAGTTACGACCGAATTTGGGTGTACAAATGGAGAAGCCAAATCTTCAGACCCAAAATCAGTTCCTTTTGGCACCTCAACAACAGCAAGTTTTGGCACAAGGTAATTCCACAAGTTACGGAGATATGGATCCTCGCAGATTTTCTGGACTGCCTAGGGGTGGCTTGAATGCAAAAGATGGTCAATCTACCAGAAATGATGGATCAATGTCCTCTCCAGTTTTATCGAGTTCACCAAAG ATAAAAATGGCTCAGATGCAGCACCCTTCCTCTCAACAACATGAACAATTGCCACAACAGCAACTACAACAG AAAAACAGAAAGAGGAAACAACACTCTTCCTCTGGACCTGCCAACAGCACCGGCACAGGAAACACTGTTGGCCCTTCACCCAGTTCGCCAGCATCAACTCACACACCTGGTGATGGAATTAACACAGCCAATAGTATGCAGCAAGTCAACAGTATGCCAAAAAGCTTGATGACGTATGGTCCAGAAGGAACAGGACTTCCGTCATCTTCCAATTTACTG GATGATATTGAACGATTTGGAGATGTTGGTTCTTTAGAAGACAATGTGGAATCATTTTTGTCTAATGATGGGGGAGACAGGAGGGATCTGTATGGGACATTAAAGCAGAGTCCTAAACAGCACCAAAAAGATTCTTCTAAAG GTTTTACATTTGGTGAAGTTGGCTGCATACGGACCAGAACCAGCAAAGTTACTTGCTGTCACTTCTCTTCAGATGGGAAGTTGCTGGCTAGTGCTGGACATGACAAAAAG GTTGTCCTCTGGAACATGGATACTCTGCAGACAGAGAGCACTCCCGAAGAACACAAGTTAGTTATCACAGATGTTCGGTTTAGACCAAATTCATCTCAGCTGGCAACAGCTTCAGTTGATAAATCTATACGATTGTGGGATGCAGCCAAT CCAAACTATTGTTTACGTGCATATACGGGGCACAACTCACCTATCATGTCCCTTGACTTCCACCCTAAGAAGActgatttattttgtttctgtgATCATGACGATGAAATTCGGTACTGGAATATTAGCTCATTCTCTTGTACTCGTAGTTCAAAG GGAGGTACTGCACAAGTGAGGTTTCAGCCAAGAACTGGACAACTGCTGGCAGCAGCCTCAGATAAAATGGTATCCATCTTTGATGTTGAAACTGACAGGCAAACGCACTCGTTCCAG GGGCACTCTAACATGGTAAACTACATTTGTTGGAATGCAAATGGAGAATATCTGGCATCTGTCAGTCAGAACTTGGTGAAGATTTGGTCAATATCTTCGGGAGAGTGTATTCAGGAGCTCGGCTCTAACGGCAACCAGTTTCATTCGTGTGTTTTTCACCCAAGTTATTCAAATCTCTTGGTCATCGGAGGAAACTCG TCTTTGGAGCTGTGGAACATGGCTGAGAACAAGAGCATGACAGTGGCGGCACACGAGAATATAATCTCGGCTCTGGCTCAGTCACCTGACACTGGAATGGTTGCATCGGCAAGTCATGACAGCTCCGTCAAGTTATGGAAGTGA
- the LOC108173479 gene encoding transcriptional corepressor LEUNIG_HOMOLOG-like isoform X1, which produces MAQSNWEADKMLDVYIHDYLLKRKLLASANAFMTEGKVATDPVAIDAPGGFLFEWWSVFWDIFIARTNEKHSEAAAAYIEAQQIKTREQQQIQLQQLQLLQQRSAQLQRRDPSHPPLGSAINAINSEGVMGQPSASVLAMKMYEDRMKHPHSMDSEASPALIDASRMALLKSAANPQGQLVQGNSGNMPGALQQIQARIPLTTDIKSEVSLGATQKSLPMDPSSIYGQAILQSKSGLSSAGLNQGITGLPLKGWPLTGIDQLRPNLGVQMEKPNLQTQNQFLLAPQQQQVLAQGNSTSYGDMDPRRFSGLPRGGLNAKDGQSTRNDGSMSSPVLSSSPKIKMAQMQHPSSQQHEQLPQQQLQQKNRKRKQHSSSGPANSTGTGNTVGPSPSSPASTHTPGDGINTANSMQQVNSMPKSLMTYGPEGTGLPSSSNLLDDIERFGDVGSLEDNVESFLSNDGGDRRDLYGTLKQSPKQHQKDSSKGFTFGEVGCIRTRTSKVTCCHFSSDGKLLASAGHDKKVVLWNMDTLQTESTPEEHKLVITDVRFRPNSSQLATASVDKSIRLWDAANPNYCLRAYTGHNSPIMSLDFHPKKTDLFCFCDHDDEIRYWNISSFSCTRSSKGGTAQVRFQPRTGQLLAAASDKMVSIFDVETDRQTHSFQGHSNMVNYICWNANGEYLASVSQNLVKIWSISSGECIQELGSNGNQFHSCVFHPSYSNLLVIGGNSSLELWNMAENKSMTVAAHENIISALAQSPDTGMVASASHDSSVKLWK; this is translated from the exons ATGGCGCAGAGTAACTGGGAAGCCGATAAGAT GCTTGATGTTTATATTCATGActatttgttgaaaagaaaattgcttGCTTCTGCAAATGCGTTTATGACGGAAGGGAAGGTTGCTACAGATCCAGTAG CAATTGATGCACCAGGAGGATTTCTCTTTGAATGGTGGTCTGTCTTTTGGGACATATTCATTGCAAGGACAAATGAGAAGCATTCAGAGGCTGCTGCAGCTTACATTGAG GCACAGCAAATTAAGACAAGGGAACAACAGCAGATACAATTGCAGCAGCTACAGCTGTTGCAGCAGCGCAGTGCTCAGTTACAGCGAAGGGATCCTAGTCATCCTCCTCTTGGTAGTGCTATAAATGCTATAAACTCTGAGGGTGTTATGGGGCAACCATCGGCCAGTGTGCTAGCCATGAAAATGTATGAAGATCGTATGAAACACCCTCACTCAATGGATTCAGAGGCTTCCCCTGCGCTTATTGATGCCAGTAGGATGGCCCTGCTCAAATCAGCTGCAAATCCACAAGG CCAGTTGGTACAAGGCAATTCTGGGAACATGCCAGGTGCTTTGCAGCAAATCCAAGCACGAATTCCTTTAACCACT GACATCAAAAGCGAAGTTAGCTTAGGTGCAACTCAGAAAAGTTTGCCTATGGATCCTTCATCAATTTATGGACAAGCCATTTTACAGTCAAAATCTGGACTAAGCAGTGCAG GATTGAATCAAGGTATTACAGGTCTTCCTTTGAAGGGTTGGCCTCTAACT GGAATCGACCAGTTACGACCGAATTTGGGTGTACAAATGGAGAAGCCAAATCTTCAGACCCAAAATCAGTTCCTTTTGGCACCTCAACAACAGCAAGTTTTGGCACAAGGTAATTCCACAAGTTACGGAGATATGGATCCTCGCAGATTTTCTGGACTGCCTAGGGGTGGCTTGAATGCAAAAGATGGTCAATCTACCAGAAATGATGGATCAATGTCCTCTCCAGTTTTATCGAGTTCACCAAAG ATAAAAATGGCTCAGATGCAGCACCCTTCCTCTCAACAACATGAACAATTGCCACAACAGCAACTACAACAG AAAAACAGAAAGAGGAAACAACACTCTTCCTCTGGACCTGCCAACAGCACCGGCACAGGAAACACTGTTGGCCCTTCACCCAGTTCGCCAGCATCAACTCACACACCTGGTGATGGAATTAACACAGCCAATAGTATGCAGCAAGTCAACAGTATGCCAAAAAGCTTGATGACGTATGGTCCAGAAGGAACAGGACTTCCGTCATCTTCCAATTTACTG GATGATATTGAACGATTTGGAGATGTTGGTTCTTTAGAAGACAATGTGGAATCATTTTTGTCTAATGATGGGGGAGACAGGAGGGATCTGTATGGGACATTAAAGCAGAGTCCTAAACAGCACCAAAAAGATTCTTCTAAAG GTTTTACATTTGGTGAAGTTGGCTGCATACGGACCAGAACCAGCAAAGTTACTTGCTGTCACTTCTCTTCAGATGGGAAGTTGCTGGCTAGTGCTGGACATGACAAAAAG GTTGTCCTCTGGAACATGGATACTCTGCAGACAGAGAGCACTCCCGAAGAACACAAGTTAGTTATCACAGATGTTCGGTTTAGACCAAATTCATCTCAGCTGGCAACAGCTTCAGTTGATAAATCTATACGATTGTGGGATGCAGCCAAT CCAAACTATTGTTTACGTGCATATACGGGGCACAACTCACCTATCATGTCCCTTGACTTCCACCCTAAGAAGActgatttattttgtttctgtgATCATGACGATGAAATTCGGTACTGGAATATTAGCTCATTCTCTTGTACTCGTAGTTCAAAG GGAGGTACTGCACAAGTGAGGTTTCAGCCAAGAACTGGACAACTGCTGGCAGCAGCCTCAGATAAAATGGTATCCATCTTTGATGTTGAAACTGACAGGCAAACGCACTCGTTCCAG GGGCACTCTAACATGGTAAACTACATTTGTTGGAATGCAAATGGAGAATATCTGGCATCTGTCAGTCAGAACTTGGTGAAGATTTGGTCAATATCTTCGGGAGAGTGTATTCAGGAGCTCGGCTCTAACGGCAACCAGTTTCATTCGTGTGTTTTTCACCCAAGTTATTCAAATCTCTTGGTCATCGGAGGAAACTCG TCTTTGGAGCTGTGGAACATGGCTGAGAACAAGAGCATGACAGTGGCGGCACACGAGAATATAATCTCGGCTCTGGCTCAGTCACCTGACACTGGAATGGTTGCATCGGCAAGTCATGACAGCTCCGTCAAGTTATGGAAGTGA